A window of the Streptomyces finlayi genome harbors these coding sequences:
- a CDS encoding pyridoxamine 5'-phosphate oxidase family protein: MGKTYERIDGRLRSFIEAQHLFFTATAPLGAEGTVNLSPKGVSGSFAVLDERTVAYLDFAGSTSETIAHLRENGRVTLMWCAFQGPPNIVRVHGRGEPVFRDDPRFGGLLSHFPAVDPSAHGLRAIIVVTAELIRDSCGFAVPYMSYDEDRSLHADRFRRDDDASLSAYFEKKPDIATSIDGLPGLPLPLPPLPEPAPPAG, from the coding sequence ATGGGAAAAACATACGAACGCATCGACGGACGGCTCAGGTCCTTCATCGAGGCTCAGCACCTCTTCTTCACCGCGACGGCTCCGCTCGGCGCCGAGGGCACGGTCAACCTCTCGCCCAAGGGCGTGAGCGGATCGTTCGCCGTCCTCGACGAACGGACCGTGGCGTACCTGGACTTCGCCGGGAGCACCTCGGAGACCATCGCCCACCTCCGCGAGAACGGCCGCGTCACGCTGATGTGGTGCGCGTTCCAGGGGCCGCCGAACATCGTGCGGGTGCACGGGCGCGGAGAGCCGGTGTTCCGGGACGATCCCCGCTTCGGCGGGCTGTTGAGCCACTTCCCGGCCGTGGACCCCTCGGCGCACGGGCTGCGGGCGATCATCGTGGTGACGGCGGAGCTGATCCGGGACTCGTGCGGGTTCGCGGTGCCGTACATGTCGTACGACGAGGACCGCTCGCTGCACGCCGACCGTTTCCGGCGCGACGACGACGCCAGCCTCAGCGCGTACTTCGAGAAGAAGCCGGACATCGCCACGAGCATCGACGGGCTGCCGGGGCTGCCGCTGCCACTGCCGCCCCTGCCTGAGCCGGCGCCGCCCGCCGGGTGA
- a CDS encoding argininosuccinate synthase, producing the protein MTERVVLAYSGGLDTSVAIGWIAEETGAEVIAVAVDVGQGGEDLDVIRKRALACGAVEAEVADAKDEFADEYCLPAIKANALYMDRYPLVSALSRPTIVKHLVAAARKHGAGIVAHGCTGKGNDQVRFEAGISALGPDLKCIAPVRDYAMTRDKAIAFCEEKNLPIATTKKSPYSIDQNVFGRAVETGFLEDIWNGPIEDIYEYTQNPATPREADEVVISFKEGVPVAIDGRPVTVLQAIQQLNERAGAQGVGRIDMVEDRLVGIKSREVYEAPGAIALITAHQELENVTVERELARYKRQVEQRWGEMVYDGLWFSPLKRALDGFINEANQHVTGDIRMTLHGGRAVVSGRRSEESLYDFNLATYDSGDTFDQSKAQGFIEIFGLSSKIAARRDLQA; encoded by the coding sequence GTGACCGAGCGCGTCGTACTCGCCTACTCGGGCGGCCTGGACACCTCCGTCGCCATCGGCTGGATCGCCGAGGAGACGGGCGCCGAGGTCATCGCCGTCGCCGTGGACGTCGGCCAGGGCGGCGAGGACCTGGACGTCATCCGCAAGCGCGCGCTCGCCTGCGGCGCCGTCGAAGCCGAGGTCGCGGACGCCAAGGACGAGTTCGCCGACGAGTACTGCCTCCCGGCGATCAAGGCCAACGCCCTCTACATGGACCGCTACCCGCTGGTCTCGGCGCTCTCCCGGCCTACGATCGTCAAGCACCTCGTCGCCGCCGCCCGGAAGCACGGCGCCGGCATCGTCGCCCACGGCTGCACCGGCAAGGGCAACGACCAGGTCCGCTTCGAGGCCGGCATCTCCGCGCTCGGTCCCGACCTGAAGTGCATCGCCCCGGTGCGTGACTACGCGATGACCCGCGACAAGGCGATCGCCTTCTGCGAGGAGAAGAACCTCCCGATCGCGACCACCAAGAAGTCCCCGTACTCCATCGACCAGAACGTCTTCGGGCGCGCCGTCGAGACGGGGTTCCTGGAGGACATCTGGAACGGGCCGATCGAGGACATCTACGAGTACACGCAGAACCCGGCCACCCCGCGCGAGGCCGACGAGGTCGTCATCTCCTTCAAGGAGGGCGTCCCGGTGGCCATCGACGGCAGGCCCGTCACCGTGCTCCAGGCGATCCAGCAGCTCAACGAGCGCGCCGGAGCCCAGGGCGTCGGCCGGATCGACATGGTCGAGGACCGGCTCGTGGGCATCAAGTCCCGCGAGGTGTACGAGGCCCCCGGCGCGATCGCGCTGATCACCGCGCACCAGGAGCTGGAGAACGTCACCGTCGAGCGCGAGCTGGCCCGTTACAAGCGGCAGGTCGAGCAGCGCTGGGGCGAGATGGTCTACGACGGCCTGTGGTTCTCCCCCCTCAAGCGCGCCCTGGACGGCTTCATCAACGAGGCCAACCAGCACGTCACCGGAGACATCCGGATGACCCTGCACGGCGGTCGCGCGGTCGTCAGCGGCCGGCGGTCCGAGGAGTCGCTCTACGACTTCAACCTCGCCACCTACGACTCGGGCGACACGTTCGACCAGTCCAAGGCGCAGGGCTTCATCGAGATCTTCGGACTCTCCTCGAAGATCGCAGCCCGGCGCGATCTCCAGGCGTAG
- the argH gene encoding argininosuccinate lyase codes for MSSNTSDVRLWGARFADGPAEALAKLSASVHFDWRLAPYDIAGSRAHARVLNKAGLLSADELTRMQSGLDQLEADVADGSFTGTIADEDVHTALERGLLERLGPDLGGKLRAGRSRNDQVATLFRMYLRDHARIIGGLVAGLQDALVGLAEAHPHVAMPGRTHLQHAQPVLFAHHVLAHVQSLSRDAERLRQWDERTAVSPYGSGALAGSSLGLDPEAVAADLGFERGSVANSIDGTASRDFVAEFAFITAMIGINLSRIAEEIIIWNTKEFSFVTLHDAFSTGSSIMPQKKNPDIAELARGKSGRLIGNLTGLMATLKALPLAYNRDLQEDKEPVFDSCDQLEVLLPAFTGMMATLTVNRERMEELAPAGFSLATDIAEWLVKQGVPFRVAHEVAGECVKECERHGIELDQLTDEQFAKISEHLTPEVRTVLDVKGALASRDGRGGTAPSAVAVQLAEVKADLAGQHAWATGRQQV; via the coding sequence GTGAGCAGCAACACCAGCGACGTACGCCTCTGGGGCGCCCGCTTCGCCGACGGCCCGGCAGAGGCGCTGGCCAAGCTGTCCGCCTCCGTCCACTTCGACTGGCGGCTCGCGCCGTACGACATCGCCGGCTCCCGTGCTCACGCACGCGTCCTGAACAAGGCGGGCCTGCTCAGCGCCGACGAGCTGACGCGGATGCAGAGCGGCCTCGACCAGCTCGAAGCCGACGTGGCCGACGGCTCGTTCACCGGCACGATCGCCGACGAGGACGTCCACACCGCGCTGGAGCGCGGACTCCTGGAGCGCCTGGGCCCGGACCTCGGCGGCAAGCTGCGCGCCGGCCGCTCCCGCAACGACCAGGTCGCCACGCTCTTCCGCATGTACCTGCGCGACCACGCCCGGATCATCGGCGGCCTCGTCGCCGGGCTCCAGGACGCCCTGGTCGGTCTCGCGGAGGCCCACCCGCACGTGGCCATGCCCGGCCGCACGCACCTCCAGCACGCCCAGCCCGTCCTCTTCGCCCATCACGTCCTCGCCCATGTGCAGTCCCTGTCCCGGGACGCCGAGCGGCTGCGGCAGTGGGACGAGCGGACCGCCGTCTCGCCTTACGGTTCCGGTGCGCTGGCCGGCTCGTCCCTGGGCCTCGACCCGGAGGCGGTCGCGGCCGACCTCGGTTTCGAACGCGGCTCCGTCGCCAACTCGATCGACGGCACGGCCTCCCGCGACTTCGTGGCCGAGTTCGCCTTCATCACCGCGATGATCGGGATCAACCTCTCCCGGATCGCGGAGGAGATCATCATCTGGAACACGAAGGAGTTCTCCTTCGTCACCCTCCACGACGCCTTCTCCACCGGCTCCTCGATCATGCCGCAGAAGAAGAACCCGGACATCGCCGAGCTGGCGCGCGGCAAGTCCGGACGTCTCATCGGCAACCTGACGGGCCTGATGGCCACGCTGAAGGCCCTCCCGCTCGCGTACAACCGCGACCTCCAGGAGGACAAGGAGCCGGTCTTCGACTCCTGCGACCAGCTCGAAGTCCTGCTCCCCGCCTTCACCGGCATGATGGCGACGCTCACCGTCAACCGTGAGCGCATGGAGGAGCTGGCTCCGGCCGGCTTCTCGCTCGCCACCGACATCGCCGAGTGGCTGGTCAAGCAGGGCGTGCCGTTCCGTGTCGCGCACGAGGTCGCGGGGGAGTGCGTCAAGGAGTGCGAGCGTCACGGCATCGAGCTGGACCAGCTCACGGACGAGCAGTTCGCGAAGATCTCCGAGCACCTCACCCCGGAGGTCCGGACCGTGCTCGACGTGAAGGGCGCCCTCGCATCCCGTGACGGCCGCGGTGGTACGGCCCCGTCCGCCGTCGCGGTCCAGCTCGCCGAGGTGAAGGCCGACCTCGCGGGACAGCACGCCTGGGCGACCGGCCGTCAGCAGGTGTAG
- a CDS encoding aldo/keto reductase: MPFARLATATTPTAHIGLGLAAVARPGYINLHRDRDLPGERSVEALRARTHELLDAAYAQGVRYFDAARSYGRSEEFLADWLTARPGITDVVIGSKWGYTYTAGWRVDAEEHETKDHGLATYERQRAETRALLGDRLDLYQIHSVTADSPALTDKELHARLAEHAAEGVTVGLSTSGPGQADAIRAALAVTVDGAPLFRTVQATYNALETSAGAALAEAHDAGLTVIVKEGMANGRLAGTDAPAVVREIAAEEGLDSDAVALALILHQPWAGVVLSGAATVAQLAGNLHAAVLDLDEERRARLEALVEEPEAYWRHRASLPWS; this comes from the coding sequence ATGCCCTTCGCCAGGCTGGCCACCGCCACGACCCCGACCGCCCACATCGGTTTGGGCCTGGCCGCCGTAGCCAGACCGGGCTACATCAACCTCCACCGTGACCGGGACCTCCCCGGGGAGCGCAGTGTCGAGGCACTGCGGGCCCGCACCCACGAACTCCTCGACGCCGCCTACGCCCAGGGCGTCCGCTATTTCGACGCCGCCCGCTCGTACGGCCGCTCCGAGGAGTTCCTCGCCGACTGGCTGACGGCCCGCCCCGGGATCACCGACGTCGTCATCGGCAGCAAGTGGGGCTACACCTACACCGCCGGCTGGCGCGTGGACGCCGAGGAGCACGAGACCAAGGACCACGGCCTCGCCACGTACGAGCGCCAGCGCGCCGAGACCCGAGCACTTCTGGGGGACCGGCTCGACCTCTATCAGATCCACTCGGTGACCGCCGACAGCCCGGCCCTCACCGACAAGGAACTGCACGCGCGCCTCGCCGAGCACGCCGCGGAGGGCGTCACCGTCGGACTCTCCACCAGCGGGCCCGGCCAGGCCGACGCCATCCGCGCCGCGCTCGCCGTCACCGTCGACGGCGCACCTCTCTTCCGCACCGTCCAGGCCACCTACAACGCGCTGGAGACCTCCGCGGGGGCCGCGCTCGCCGAGGCCCACGACGCAGGGCTCACGGTGATCGTCAAGGAGGGCATGGCCAACGGCCGGCTCGCGGGCACCGACGCCCCCGCCGTCGTCCGGGAGATCGCCGCGGAGGAGGGTCTCGACAGCGACGCCGTCGCCCTCGCGCTGATCCTGCACCAGCCGTGGGCCGGTGTGGTCCTCTCCGGCGCGGCGACGGTCGCCCAGCTCGCCGGGAACCTCCACGCAGCCGTCCTCGACCTCGACGAGGAGCGGCGGGCCCGGCTCGAGGCACTGGTCGAGGAGCCCGAGGCCTACTGGCGCCACCGCGCCTCGCTGCCCTGGAGCTGA
- a CDS encoding TetR/AcrR family transcriptional regulator: protein MTLDREQVLRSAAALLTRKSTATMDEVAKAAGIGRATLHRHFAGRDALVKALENLGIQEFEAALDAAALDEGASEDGLRRFMAAVEPSAGLLSFLVTENQLFEGDEMNEGWNRLDARVAAFFRRGQERGEFRIDLTPAWLTEALYGLIGTGAWAVQVGRVAPKDFQYMIIELLIGGARRSVEQ, encoded by the coding sequence ATGACTCTGGACCGTGAGCAGGTGCTGCGCAGCGCTGCCGCACTGCTGACCCGCAAATCCACCGCCACCATGGACGAGGTCGCCAAGGCCGCCGGCATCGGCCGCGCCACGCTGCACCGGCACTTCGCCGGGCGGGACGCCCTGGTCAAAGCGCTGGAGAACCTGGGCATCCAGGAGTTCGAGGCGGCCCTGGACGCCGCCGCGCTGGACGAGGGCGCCTCCGAGGACGGCCTGCGCCGCTTCATGGCCGCCGTCGAACCCAGCGCCGGGCTGCTCTCCTTCCTCGTCACCGAGAACCAGCTCTTCGAGGGCGACGAGATGAACGAGGGCTGGAACCGGCTCGACGCCCGGGTCGCCGCCTTCTTCCGGCGCGGCCAGGAGCGCGGCGAGTTCCGCATCGACCTCACGCCCGCCTGGCTGACCGAGGCCCTCTACGGGCTCATCGGCACCGGCGCCTGGGCCGTACAGGTCGGCAGGGTCGCTCCCAAGGACTTCCAATACATGATCATCGAGTTGTTGATCGGCGGAGCACGCCGGAGCGTGGAGCAATGA
- a CDS encoding MFS transporter — translation MTSIAQTPHATDIVRRPGRWIALAVLVLAVLLVAVDATVLGLATPFLSEDLAPTGTQLLWIGDVYSFVIAGLLVSMGSLGDRIGRKKLLLTGAVAFGAVSVLNAYATSPEMMIVARALLGVAGATLMPSTLALIRNLFHDPRERSLAIGVWGAMASAGAAVGPVMGGFLLEHFWWGSVFLINLPVMAVLVVVGIKLIPESKNPAPGPWDLVSVGLSLIGMIGIVYAIKELAAHGGSWEVAASAVIGAGALAWFVRRQLKLPAPLLDMRLFHHRGFSGAVLADLLTILGLAGLVFFLSQFLQLVQGRGPLEAGLAELPAAIGAVVAGLMAGVVARRYSVRSVVTGGLAAVGLALASVTLLSKDTGYPMLGAMLLVVGVGAGFAFTVTADVILSSVPKEQAGSASAVSETAYELGAALGIALLGSIVTGVYQGFETPAGVEPGTAAAAHESLGGAVEAASGLPAAQAGPLVAAAQEAFVEGLRLAAGIGAAVLLATAAAAWFLLRGQKLEDGIEHP, via the coding sequence ATGACCAGCATCGCCCAGACACCGCACGCCACGGACATCGTCCGTCGGCCGGGGCGCTGGATCGCCCTGGCGGTCCTCGTCCTCGCCGTGCTGCTGGTGGCCGTCGACGCCACCGTCCTCGGACTGGCGACCCCGTTCCTCAGCGAGGACCTCGCACCGACCGGCACCCAGCTGCTCTGGATCGGCGACGTCTACTCCTTCGTCATCGCCGGACTGCTCGTCTCCATGGGCAGCCTCGGCGACCGCATCGGCCGCAAGAAGCTCCTTCTGACGGGCGCCGTCGCCTTCGGCGCGGTCTCGGTGCTCAACGCGTACGCCACCAGCCCCGAGATGATGATCGTGGCCCGGGCGCTGCTCGGTGTCGCGGGCGCCACCCTGATGCCGTCCACGCTCGCCCTGATCCGCAACCTCTTCCACGACCCGCGCGAGCGCAGCCTCGCCATCGGCGTCTGGGGTGCGATGGCCTCCGCGGGCGCGGCCGTCGGCCCCGTCATGGGCGGCTTCCTGCTCGAACACTTCTGGTGGGGCTCGGTCTTCCTGATCAACCTGCCGGTGATGGCCGTGCTCGTCGTCGTCGGCATCAAGCTGATCCCCGAATCCAAGAACCCGGCACCGGGCCCCTGGGACCTCGTCAGCGTCGGGCTCTCGCTCATCGGCATGATCGGCATCGTGTACGCCATCAAGGAGCTGGCCGCCCACGGCGGGAGCTGGGAGGTGGCGGCCTCGGCCGTCATCGGGGCGGGGGCGCTCGCCTGGTTCGTCCGCAGGCAGCTGAAGCTCCCGGCACCGCTGCTGGACATGCGGCTCTTCCACCACCGGGGCTTCTCGGGCGCGGTACTGGCCGACCTGCTGACCATTCTCGGCCTGGCCGGGCTGGTCTTCTTCCTCTCCCAGTTCCTGCAACTCGTCCAGGGCCGGGGCCCGCTGGAGGCCGGGCTCGCCGAACTGCCCGCCGCCATCGGCGCGGTGGTCGCGGGGCTCATGGCCGGTGTGGTGGCCCGCCGCTATTCCGTACGGTCCGTGGTGACCGGCGGACTCGCCGCCGTCGGGCTGGCACTCGCATCGGTGACCCTGCTGAGCAAGGACACCGGCTACCCGATGCTCGGCGCGATGCTGCTGGTCGTGGGAGTCGGCGCCGGATTCGCCTTCACCGTCACCGCCGACGTCATCCTCTCCAGCGTTCCCAAGGAGCAGGCGGGCTCCGCGTCCGCGGTCTCCGAGACGGCGTACGAACTCGGCGCCGCCCTCGGTATCGCCCTGCTCGGCTCCATCGTCACAGGGGTCTACCAGGGCTTCGAAACCCCGGCGGGCGTCGAGCCGGGGACGGCCGCCGCCGCCCACGAATCGCTGGGCGGCGCCGTCGAAGCGGCCTCCGGCCTTCCCGCCGCACAGGCGGGGCCCCTGGTGGCGGCTGCGCAGGAGGCGTTCGTCGAGGGGCTGCGGCTCGCCGCGGGCATCGGCGCCGCCGTCCTGCTGGCGACGGCCGCGGCCGCCTGGTTCCTGCTGCGGGGCCAGAAGCTGGAGGACGGCATCGAGCACCCGTAG
- a CDS encoding lysophospholipid acyltransferase family protein, producing the protein MSRLTVIKAVLGPILRLMFRPQVEGAKNIPGTGPVILAGNHLTFIDSMIMPICCGRPVFYIGKDEYVTGKGLKGKLMAWFFTGCGMIPVDRDGGRGGVAALMTGRRVLDEGHAFAIYPEGTRSPDGRLYRGRTGIARLTLMTGAPVVPFAMIGTDKLQPGGAGLPRPGKVTVRFGEPMEFSRYEGMDRDRYVLRAVTDSVMAEVMRLSGQEYVDMYATKAKAA; encoded by the coding sequence TTGTCCCGTCTCACGGTCATCAAGGCAGTGCTCGGACCGATCCTGCGCCTGATGTTCCGGCCACAGGTGGAAGGCGCCAAGAACATCCCCGGGACCGGTCCGGTGATCCTCGCGGGCAACCACCTCACGTTCATCGACTCGATGATCATGCCGATCTGCTGCGGCCGGCCGGTGTTCTACATCGGCAAGGACGAGTACGTCACGGGCAAGGGCCTCAAGGGCAAGCTGATGGCCTGGTTCTTCACCGGCTGCGGCATGATCCCGGTGGACCGGGACGGCGGTCGCGGCGGTGTCGCGGCGCTGATGACGGGCCGCCGGGTGCTGGACGAGGGCCACGCCTTCGCGATCTACCCGGAGGGCACCCGCTCCCCCGACGGCCGTCTCTACCGGGGCCGTACGGGCATCGCGCGACTGACGCTGATGACGGGTGCTCCCGTCGTCCCGTTCGCGATGATCGGCACCGACAAGCTGCAGCCGGGCGGCGCCGGGCTGCCCCGGCCGGGCAAGGTCACCGTGCGCTTCGGCGAGCCGATGGAGTTCTCGCGCTACGAGGGCATGGACCGCGACCGCTATGTGCTGCGTGCGGTGACGGACTCGGTGATGGCCGAGGTGATGCGACTGTCCGGCCAGGAGTACGTCGACATGTACGCCACGAAGGCCAAGGCCGCGTGA